DNA sequence from the Siniperca chuatsi isolate FFG_IHB_CAS linkage group LG3, ASM2008510v1, whole genome shotgun sequence genome:
tcgctgctacgGGAACACTTCTGGTGGCCAAGCATGGCaagggatgtgagaaggtacaTCCAGGGTTGTACTGAATGTGCCATGTCTAAATCTCCACGTCATCTTCCCGCAGGCAAACTATGTCCCCTGGCGACGCCCAatagaccctggtcacacctaggagtggaCTTCATCACAGATCTCCCTCCTTCAGACAACAACACCTGTGTCCTTGTGGTCGTGGACCGGTTCTCGAAGTCCTGCCGCCTCATCCCACTTCGAGGACTACCCACGGCTATGGAAACAGCTAAGTGCATCTTTAACCATGTCTTTCGGTACTACGGATTACCGGAGGATATAGTTTCAGATCGAGGACCACAATTCATCTCCCGGTTCTGGAAAGCCTTCTTTTCACTCCTGGGTGTGAccgtcagcctctcctctggctaTCATCCCCAAAGCAACGgtcagacggagaggaagattcaGGACATTGGGCGTTTtctacgtaccttctgccatgacCACCtggactcttggaaccagttcctgggctgggccgagtacgcccagAACTCTCTACGTCAACCAtccactggactcactcccttccagtgcgtacTCGGTTACCagccccctctcttcccatggtctggGGAACCCTCGGAAGTTCCTGCCGTGGAccactggttccgagagagcgagagggtctgggacgcagctcatCATCAACTCCGGAGGgcactctgcaggcgcaggCTGACGGCCGATCATAGGAGATCCACGACTCCTAGATACCTGCCCGGCCAGAAGGTCTGGTTATCCACCCGTGACATCAGGAtgcgcctgccctgcagaaagctaagtcccagattcattggccCCTTTACCATAATCGAACAAATCAACCCTGTCACATATAAACTCCAGTTACCAGCCCAGTACAAGATCCATCCTACTTTCCATGTCTCACTACTTAAACCGTTTTATCCTTCTGTTCCtgtctccacagagcctggcgaAACGACAGATACCCCCTTACCGCTTCTCTTAGAGGATGGTACCGCTTACCAGGTCCGCgagatcttggactcccgacGCCGTGGTGGCCTTCTGGAATATTTGGTGGATTGGGAGGGTACGGTCCAGAGGAGAGGTCATGGGTTCCCGACATGACATTCTCGACCCTTCTCTTCTGACAGAATTCCACGCTGACCATCCGGATCGTCCAGCCCCCCGAGGAAGAGGACGGCCGCCACGACGTCGGGGTCCCCGGTCCTCAGGAGTGGACCGTGAGGGGGGGGGTACTgttacagacacgccaggctccacctcatcacagccacaccgcactccctcaccggaatactaattcccaacacctgtcacccatcacacacctgcacttaatcagccactctactccctataaaacccagctcctcacctcagtcagtgtccggtctcgtttataCTAAGGACAGATCAGAGCAGTCTTCCTGTATATGcttcacggactcaccactAAGATTATTGGATCTTTCTCCCTGAGAACTCTGAACCCCAGCTTCTGTCGATCTACAGTCTCCAGATTGTGCCGCTCTATCTCCCGGCTCCAGTCCATCTCGTATCTCCTGAGTGTGCCGCTCCGaatcctggctcccgtctgtctcctgtgtccGGAGCTCCTGTGTGTTCCCCGTCTTCGGTGTGTGGCGCCCCAGTGCCCACACACCTCTGCCATCAGTAAGagaaaggacagtatctatTCTTCTCTATAatacttctgtgtttgcaataaactctcAGTATCCTTACCACTCGcctccggttgttctgtccgtaacaatcAGATTCTGTTTATGTTAGAGCCCCTGAAATTTGGTATAAcaatcaaatactgtatttttagccAGAAGTATGGAAACGTCCATATGTATATACTTTGGGGGACTGCCTGGAGCCTGGGGCCAAAACCACCCATTTTgcacttttttccattttcaaggGCCAGTGAAGAAAAACTGAGTGGCAAACTATgacattttcaatttaattttatttatatagcgccaattcataacagaagttatcatATTGCACTTttccgagagagagagagagagagacagagagggttTGGGGGGGacgcacaatgcaaataccacctaaaatttttaaaatagttataatgtaatggtagtgttaacattattaataaattaataataataggaatgacagctatagaaaaataatgtcagtattagtaacagagccaataacaacaactgtaatagcagttgttgagcaggaacactggggcagcaggtggcccacaaccacagatccagactctgcagctctggaggcagaaatacctgctgaaagcgacagaaggagagaggagagaaatgagaaagcacagaactacaggagagaagatgtcgagttagtaacatgcagtaatgggataaaaacgcgtacagatggagagggagaggaggagagaggtgcatcatgggaagtgtcctggcagtctaggcctatagcagcataactaaaggataggtcagggctcacccaagccagccctaactataagctttatcaaagaggaaagtcttaagcctactcttaaatgtggagatggtgcctgcctcccgaacccaaactgggatctgattccacaggagaggagcttatatatatatatatatatatatatatatatatatatatatatatatatatatatatatatatatatatatatataaataaataaaggtttgaacaaaatctaaaatgcaaacaaaaaccCCATCTGATTTGACACGGAATGACCCTTGGGTCAATCTCCAGAAATACTGggtcctacatttcccataattcaACTCAATAGCGTCTTTTATTAGAGCCTCCCTGCCTGataaatgcccacatctttcaaacttcaCTTCAGTTTGTAGCACAGACTTAACTctgctgagataaccctgatgacatcactatgacatcatcagagttattttttcagacttgacATAATACCACTGTTTTCAGAGGCGTACTCCTCATGACGTGTAAAATTTGTGGAGTGGCCCTTTTAAAATACATACCATGTGCATTGTatcacccccccccctcaaaacctaacacggcagcggcggatggccgcccaccattgagtctggttctgtccaaggtttctgcctcttaagtttttccttgccacagtcgccaaatgcttgctcatggtgggatttgttgggtctctgttaataatattataaagagtacggtctagacctgctctataggaaaagcgcaatgagataacttctgttatgaatcgccgctacataaataaaattgaaatgaattgaatttcATGTAAAAATAGTAAACTATTGTTTATTGTCTGAAGGTTTGTGATCATAATGTCCTGAGTTTGAATCTTAATTGGCTTTAAACTGGCATGTGAGGAAAGAGTTAACCTTTTTCCTCCCCGGCACtatgagagaagagaggaagactATGTGCTCACAAGCTGAACCCTCTGACCTTTGTTTTCCTCATGCTGTCTCGGAGTGTTATGAGGTAAAATGCTGCATATTTTCTGGCCGTCTTTCAGGAAAAACATCTTCTTGACATGATCTGCTCAGTCATTGTATATACTTTCATCTCTTCCTGAAAagtgttaatttaatttaatttattggtttatttaaaaCACGGACAGTGtacaataaatgtattgtaCAAGATTCTAATTTCCATCTGTTGTCCCTGGGCATGTATACAATGCacatataacaatataaaaatgataattcCATATAACACTAATAAATACACTTGTAGGACAGACCAGTGCGAATACATTCAGAGGGCATTATCAGACCTTAATGACAACATGACTATCTTTCAACCATATTTTAACATTAGTTTTAAACTGATTAAAACTATTACACTCTCTAATATTTGTAGGGATAGCATTCcattgttttgttgctgttgttgaaaAAGCAGTTTGAGCAAATTTTGTCAAGCAATGTTTTATATAACGGTCTCTCCTCGATGATCCTGTTTGTCTTATTTCACCATGAGCTGTTAGAATGAATTGTTTAAAGGGCAGAGGCGCTAAACCATGCAGTAtcttataaaataaacaaacattgatcataaaaaaaattgtttatgATCAAAGTTCAATAAGTTGTATTTTTCAACAATATTGCAATAGTCgtatgagtttgtttttttttgtccagtggTTTAAGAGCCTAGCTTATAAAGTGGTTGTATTGTTGTTGTACAGGCCTGTGACCAGGAGGTGGCACAGTGAGACAGAAGTGATAATATCAAAGAGTGCATGTACATCATAGCTGCACCTTTTTTAAGTTATtgtgaatacatttgaaatttATTAAACTATGTTTGATTTTCCCTGAGATAAACTTGAAGTTAGCTATTATTTTCATGAAGTCCTGTTCACTCAAAGAGAAGATAGGGTATAAAGAATCTGGAATGTAACCCAGCGTCTCTTGATCTGAATGTTGTTGCCGGGTCTtacttttgcattttgtgttacttCATTGTCAATTCTCAGTTCAGGATGCTGAGGACCCTTTTTTTCCATTCCAGTCAGAGTATTGATGTGTTTCCAAAGCAAATGACTATTACCTTTTTACTTGCAAaataagattaataaaaaaagtttgGACTTCCTTAgttaatttacagtttttagttttaatttacaaagatttttaaaaacaagcataTCAGTATTGAGACCTGACTTTCATTGATGTTTTAGAGCATAATCCCTTTACTCAGTTCGCCTGGGAAGGTTGgcctttttatgtcttttactACAcactttaatgtatttattctttatattgtttattttgtccagAAAGGTTTTACAGTAGGCCTCTgagttacagtggtgtgaaaaagtgtttgcccccttcctgatttcttattttttttgcatgtttgtcacactttaatgtttgagatcatcaaacaaatttaaatatgataacacaagtaaacacaaaatgtttttaaatgaaggttgttattattaagggaaaacaaaacaaaaaacaaaaacaaaaccctaaacctaataactggttgggccaccagCGTTtacgataacttgcaatgagtcttacagcgctgtggaggaatgcCACATTGGGGGGGTTTCaggcatgaactgcctttttaaggtcatgccacagcatctcaatatgattcaggtcaggactttgactaggctaCTCCAAAGTCttccttttgttcttcttcaggtTTAACACCAGgtcaatttgtgattttgttgtGTTGGTGATTCTTGTGCGTCTGTTTATCATTTGATTAAATTCAAATATGCTTGCTATATCCTTTAgttttttcttagttttcttGTCAGCTCAGTTTAAGTTAAAATCCCCTAAAATTATCACCTCTTTACCCAAGTTGTTCAGTTCCTTTAACATAGCTTTAAGGTCATCATAAAAACTTTCATCACAAGATGGCGGACGATAAATTCTCACAACAACATCTTTGGAGACAAAGTAATCATTACTATAAGATATTCTATATCTGACTTACACTGAAATTGGAGTTCAGATTGACAATAAcgaaactgtttttttttttgttcaacaAGGCATTCAAATATCATTTTATATCAAGAACAAGCTCATTAACAGAGTTGAATAGTGTGTTATTCATCTGCACTTCCTGGAGATTAAAATCAAAATCTTTGTTTGGGCTGTAGCTTTTGATTCCCAAGGTTCTGGGCGTGGACGTCCCGCAGGACAAGCTGGACGCAGCCTTGGAGGACCTGAACAGCTCACTGAAACTCATCGAAGAAAAGTTCATCCAGGACAGGCCCTTCATCGCAGGAGATCACATCTCATTGGCCGACCTAGTTGCCATTGTGGAGGTCATGCAGGTGAGCAGAAAGATTTTTCCACAGTCAATATGGTCCAAATTCAGAGGATTGATAAAGCGCCATGCCAGTGTCTTTGCACATTTAGGCCATTTATATTAGTGCCAACTGGTTTCTTAAGAATATCACAATGTATTAGATGTTTAAATGGATTATTCCTACTTTTTACTTGTTTCACTCTATGAGACAGGTAGTCCTTTGTGTCTGAGTTTTAGGGTCGGTATCATTTGAAATTTCTATACTAGTGCCAGTATACTACAGAGTATCTGTAACCctgacattgaactgttagctgtgggactccggccatattatctgccacgtgaattctcatatgccattgttgtggctgtctccatccccccctctgctaacccggcattggcgtgcaacgccattcacaccgccatagcacaactccagactcaacacccgagtgcactcattaaTCTCgagtgacttcaaccatgtcagtgtttcaacaacactgactaatttcacccagtatgcgAGTTGTCAACAACAACAGctcttccccctcccccctttgggtaggtcagaccacaacctggttcacctcaaaccctgctatgtgcctctggttaaaaggcatcCTGCGACCACGAGGACAGTGAGGacatggtcagaggaggcctatgagacacttcagggatgttttgaggtgacaaactgggatgtactctgtgagcctcatggagaggacattgacgggcttactgagtgcatcactggctacattaacttctgtgtggactgcactGTTCCAACTAAGATTGTCCATTGTtttccaaataacaaaccgggggtaacaaaggacatcaaagacatcctgaatgccaagaggagggcctttaccgatggaacaacatgagagaggtctgaaGCAGCacgaagagcatcactggcttcagatcgactggcagcagaggagttgaaggcagcttggacagggccaacaaacttaatctgtctgcaacctctgctgtgtgcttgACTGTGGACCAGGTGAGaagacagctgatgaaactccattcaaacgaggctgcaggccccgatggcgtttgcctcagggtgctaaaagcctgtgccccccagctatgtgcaGTCCTTCAACATGAGCCTGAGTCGTCAAagggtccctattctgtggaagacatcttgcttCGTTCCCCTCCTGAAGACGCcgcatcccagtggctccaaggactacagactggtggcactgacctgCCCACATAATGACCTGTCCAcaaccctggagagactggtgctggaacagctgcggcccatggtcagacccctcctgcacccccttcagttcgcctaccagccccggctgggagttgaggacgccatcatcttcctgctgaaccacatgtacacccacctggacaagcacggtgaggatcatgttttttgacttctccagtgctttcaccACCATCCAGCCCTGCTGGgcgagaagctggcagcgatgcaggtggatgccccccttgtgtcctggattgttgactatctgactggcagaccacagcacgtgcatctgcagcactgtgtcacacagcgtggtcagcaacactggggcccctcaggggactgtcctctctcccttcctcttcaccatctacaccacagacttcagctaccacacagtgttctgccaccttcagaagttttctgatgactctgctgtggtgggatgtatcagcggtggtgatgagactgagtacagggctgtggtgggtaactttgtctcatggagtctaagtctaaggagctggttgtagatctacgaagggccaaggcaccagtgacccggtttccatccagggggtcagtgtggatattgtagaggattacaagtacctgggagtacacatggacaataatcTGGACCGGGcaaagaacactcaagctctttacaggaagagCCAGaaccgcctctattttctgaggaggctgaggtccttcaacatctgctggacaatgctgaagatgttttatgagtctgtggtggccagtgctatcctgtatgccgttgcatgctggggcagcaggttgagggtagtggacgctaacagactcaacaaactgatccgtaaggccagtgacagtgttgaggtggagctggactcactgtccaagatggcatgcagtttggccagcatcctcctctctgacaccaccgacagagtcTCCCActcactccatgacgtgctggctaaacaaaggagtaccttcagcgaaagactcatcctcccaaaatgcaccacagagcaccacaggaagtcattcctgcctgtggccatcaaactctttaactcctccctctaagttcttgttggaactccctgactttttatccagtcttgttttaatttatgatagaattgttcattgtggtgattttaatattcatgttgatgactcctctaatgcccttgctgctgattttttaactcaaaactaaaactaaattctttttaactttcaacaacatgtgtctggccaaactcattcctgtgGCCACACCATAGACCTAGTcattactttgggcctgaaaactccacctgtggaaatcagggacatgtttgtatctgatcacctatgcattgtttttaactgtgaattagaggctgctagtactgtcttatcccactctaagtacacacgcatccttaatgagcatagtgcctcaaaattctgtaaactgttcaattctcctggcagtgtgtttcccgattccttcaacaccaacgatttggttgttTCTTTTAACTAcatgtgttcttcaaccttagatctcatagctcctctgaaaaatagaccaaacccaaagactagaaaacagccatggttaaataacagtattcaaagctgtaaaaggaaatgcagaagagtagaacgcagatggaagaaatcaggtctccaggtccactttgtggctatgaaagagttaaatggtaaatggactgtacttacatagcgcctttctagtctttctgaccactcaaagcgctgctTTAGTAGTCAGTTATTActagttattactcctttataataggatggtgaaggatgcaagaacatgtcatttctctgcacttatttctgcccatcagcacaaccctagattcctatttaagactgtggatcagttagttaacccagcctctccttgtgccactgctgattgtgatgctgattgtgaaaagtttcttttgcactttgctagtaaggtggagttaataagatctgatatcacccccaatcctgcctttttagatgtggatcacccgctcagggattctttgagcaattcttctgctgttactctgcctgaactcgcagacatcatgtctcttatgagagtatcctccagccctctggacaaaatcacaactaagtttttattggaagttgtatggattgtattgccccccttttgctaattatttttaacagctcgctgtctactggctgcgtcccagattactttaaaactgcttgtgttcaGCCAGtctttctatttctatttgattagtacttctattcctgtgtgcattgacgtgatagtgagcagctgtaatgaaagagtttcccctcggtatcaataaagtatttctgattctcaATACAATATCTGAGATTAGGTGCCAATaccaaaacagtacatttttcaATACCTTACgttgaaatatataaatataatataaacatgtttttctacaaaagcaAAAGTTCTTAAAGTTCTCATAAAATGTTCTCTAAATACAAGCAGCCATTAAAACAGTCTAAGTGCAGGTTCACATCAGCCTTGTTTAGTCCAGTTGAACCAAACCCTGGAGCGTTTACCCCTTGGTGTGGTTCGTTTGGGTCGGTGTGAACGGCGGACTCCAACTCTGGTGCAGACCAAACAACCGCTCTCTGGTCCGCCTCGAAGGGGTGGTCTTGTACCACTTTCAAGTGAACTCTGGAGTGGTTATTTCTGGTGTGAACCAATCACAGGAAGCGTACCATTATATGTGTCCTTTCATTGGTTAAAAAagttttctcttcctgttttgatgACATGTTTGCAATTGTGGCCCACTTTACCTTACTGGTCCACCTTATATGGCAAATGCAAACAAGTCATGGTAGGATCTCATCAGAACCAGCTGTCTTCTATGATAAGACCATCTGATGGCAGATCGTCTCCTCGAAAAGCCTACATTACTAAATGATTTAATACCCGCTGTCTTGCAAGACGTTCATATGTGCCGTCTTCTACAGTCTGCTGATATGCGCTCCAGatcaacatcaacatgaacAGAACCTGACGGTACTCCATGATTTATGATATCCAGGTAGACATTTGTAGgggtttgttgtctttttacctGCAGACTGTATGACCAATAATCAAAAGGCATTTCCACCACATGGCTTTTGTTTACAGTTTCTGCATTATTTGAGTGTTGAAAATTGAAACAATGTATCATTCTCGCATTGGTTCGATTGAGGGAACGGACCTTTATGTGTGAACGTGCCCTCGCCAAATTGATTTTTAAGCtgcattaatatattttaagttgatatggcaaacagttgctgatttccacatccagcagacacaagcAATATTTGGAGCAATatttggagtggtgtttgtgtcaACTGATATATGTTGAATGAAAGAATATTCTCTCTTTTAGCTccgtttttggtctccaccaactcctgagggaaatatctgactctttagctgctaaatgctccactatgttcaccagctggtctttaactgtgtctgtctgcttagcaggtagtgtacagtggctttatcagagctttttctttGAAAACGGCTGCCTGCTACTGGAAACAAGCTTGATGAGAGCCATGAGACTCGACTAGAACAGTTAAGTTGTTgtccgtaaaaccaaaacagtgagctgaacgATGCTATAAAGTTTCGTATTGCTGAGGAGAACTGCAAAGTCAGACGATGAGTCTGTGGGTTGGACACTACAAGGACACCTTTCATgtagttatttgatccattattaatataaaaatattgattactgGAGCTTTAAATCgggaactatctgatcaaataataagtaaacaagattatgAATCTGAGCAGACAACATTCGTAGTTGACAGTTTTCAATACCCAGTGCTACAGACACTAAGGTTTAATACTCAGCCCTACAGTTTTTCTTGTGGTTAGGGTTACAGGGCTCACCCAGTCTGCACTCATAATCGACCCTTTGCTAAGCTCCCGCCCCCTGTACTTATTGTTGTTATGTCTGTCAAACTGGTCTATCTCGCACGGCATATATACAGTTAACAATGATAACAGTGGTAGATTTACCATTGAAGTCCATAGTACTTTTTGAGaaaatgggtccttgatttttcatttcaaactgGTGACtgtcagctgaaatgacaactatCACttgcagattttatcagctagctagctattaCAGTTAGCGCCACTATTTGGTTGAAAACTCTGTCTCTGATTGCCTTTTTagtgtttccagctgactcgtGTTAAAATGAGAAGCCTGTGAAATATCGGGCTAACAGAGAGGTAATTATCAGGAGGTACATGCATAGCTATAGATTTTTGCAGTAAGCTTCACAAACAAAACGAAAAAAGGACTCACACACTGCTATCAGGTTCCCAGTTCTTCTTTCATTCTGTGTGGTTTGTGTAGTAGTGTAGTTTGTAAAGCTatatgtcccaggcaaaaagtcatcatcctcaccagctggtgatccatgtagaagacatgaaaataaaacactgcagcacattttgataaatgatgTAAATAGTATTTGCTTCATACTAAAGGGACTGGTATTGATAGAATCCATTTCACCATTGATAAGGGATGATTAGTAGTCACAGGAGATGGTTGAAGAGTTGAACTGTTCGACATTAACAGGTCGTCTTCTCTGTGATCCTCTCACTGACAGCCTGTGGGCTCCGGCCTGGACGTGTTTGAAGGGAGACCCAAGCTGAGCGCCTGGCGGGACAGAGTCCAGGCCGCCATTGGAAAGGAGCTGTTTGATGACGTCCACCAGAACATCCTGGGAGCCAAGGAGAGTGTGAAGCTGATGGACGCCAGCAAGATGCAATTCTTCAAGCCCAAGATCAAGTTATTTATGTGAAGAGGAGAACACTGGTTCTGGCCAAACTAGCTTAGCAAAGTTTCCTTCTGTACCTGACAATACAGAGAAAACACATAACATCTCGACATTACGGTCATTGCTTATAGACTAGAAAATACACAGTATGCATTCCAAGCTTCTTGTATGATGAAATCCTGCTGTTTGAAAGTAAAAGCACTAGAATGTTTGACATTAGTATGACAGCATGTGATGTACAGGACTGGGCCACGGAGGCAGTCAGACACAGTTCTGGACTTATTATGTGGCATAGAAGGACAACTGCTTCTCTCTGAGAGCTGCAGCATGTCTGTGTCCACAAACAGTCATCAAGCCATTTCCCTAATGCTTCACATAGTAAATGCAGTTCATCAGCTGTGCTCCATGTCAGGAGACATGTTAATGCTCTTTCACGCTTGAATAAATAGTGTTTTTGCATCAAACTCTGCTCTCTGTTGTGTATTTCATTGTCTGGCTCCTGCAGTGGGAGATAGTGTGATATGTGTTGGCAGCTGCGGTGTCACTCTTTAAATTAAGTTACATTAAGATCCTACATGAAAGTACGATTCTAAATATCTCTGGAACGCTGCATGCTAGAGACTCACTTTTTTTGCCCATAAGCTGTTGCGCCGTTGCAATGAGGCTCCGTGTGATCGTATCCCCTTCAGTGGCAGCTCAGATCCAGATCCCAGTTGCAGTCACGACTTCTTATTATTCTTTACCAGCTTAGAGGTGAGTTatataataaatactgtataatgagTCAGTatcagtgggggtcccgggcctttttgtggtgtgaggttttggtccagatggaccgcagcctcctgccggaggggaGTGTCTAAAATAGTTTGTGTccggggtgggaggggtcaaccacaat
Encoded proteins:
- the gstt1b gene encoding glutathione S-transferase theta-1b, with translation MALELYLDLFSQPCRSVYIFAKKNNIPFEFKKLSLLDGEQYAEEFGKISLIRKVPALRDGDFCLAESIAILLYLAEKFKTPDFWYPADLQQRARINEYLSWQHTAIRWHGSKMFWLRLLIPKVLGVDVPQDKLDAALEDLNSSLKLIEEKFIQDRPFIAGDHISLADLVAIVEVMQPVGSGLDVFEGRPKLSAWRDRVQAAIGKELFDDVHQNILGAKESVKLMDASKMQFFKPKIKLFM